From a region of the Terriglobales bacterium genome:
- a CDS encoding response regulator, whose amino-acid sequence MMADLAPAAAPTVYFIDDSATMREVIKIAFRRENIHVVACHDAASAFQQIEQVKPDVVISDVIMPDKDGYEVCQYIKQHPALGKTPVILMSGVVNRAVAEKAFAVKADELIRKPFQPQDLITRVRHLLRPGAAAPPPPPAAAAASVAALSSIFAATNAPAGRPRTAAPPAMSRPPVVPDQPAPPSNITPFPAPPPAAPAAAPPVPQPPPRPSAGMDMAKMKLEVLRLEGLVKKLQAELEAEREYSRALEAHIKTLQESE is encoded by the coding sequence ATGATGGCCGACCTGGCGCCCGCCGCGGCCCCCACGGTGTATTTCATCGATGACTCGGCCACCATGCGCGAGGTCATCAAAATCGCTTTCCGCCGCGAGAACATCCACGTCGTCGCCTGCCACGACGCCGCCTCCGCCTTCCAGCAGATCGAGCAGGTCAAGCCCGACGTGGTCATCAGCGACGTCATCATGCCCGACAAGGACGGCTACGAGGTCTGCCAGTACATCAAGCAGCACCCGGCGCTCGGCAAGACTCCGGTGATCCTGATGTCGGGTGTGGTGAACCGCGCGGTGGCGGAGAAGGCGTTTGCGGTCAAGGCCGACGAGCTTATCCGCAAGCCGTTCCAGCCCCAGGACCTGATCACCCGCGTGCGCCACCTGCTGCGGCCCGGCGCCGCGGCGCCGCCGCCTCCGCCGGCTGCGGCTGCCGCTTCCGTGGCCGCGCTCAGCAGCATCTTCGCCGCGACCAACGCGCCCGCCGGGCGCCCGCGCACCGCCGCTCCGCCGGCGATGTCGCGGCCCCCAGTGGTTCCCGACCAGCCCGCGCCGCCTTCGAACATCACCCCCTTTCCGGCGCCGCCGCCCGCTGCGCCGGCTGCGGCACCGCCTGTGCCTCAGCCTCCGCCGCGTCCGAGCGCCGGCATGGACATGGCCAAGATGAAGCTGGAGGTGTTGCGCCTGGAGGGATTGGTCAAGAAGCTCCAGGCCGAGCTGGAGGCCGAGCGCGAATACAGCCGCGCGCTGGAAGCGCACATCAAAACATTACAGGAGTCCGAATAG
- the uvrB gene encoding excinuclease ABC subunit UvrB codes for MDFTLVSDYKPRGDQGRAIEQLTRGVAEAEKHQVLLGVTGSGKTFTMAKLIENANRPTLVLAHNKTLAAQLYHEFKGFFPHNAVEYFVSYYDYYQPEAYIPSGDVYIEKEATINDELDKLRLSATKSLFERRDCVIVASVSCIYGLGSPDAYYGMMMFLEKGQKIKREDITRRLVEILYERSDTDFRRGTFRVRGDIIEVFPTYDDNAYRIELWGDSVEQLSQIDPLFGTVKQKYVRLPIYPKTHYVMSAQTKNKAIESIKEELKWWEEELQKNGRLVESQRVHQRTMFDLEMIKSVGYCHGVENYSRHFSGRLPGEAPPTLLDYVPRDYLLFIDESHQTVPQLHGMYHGDRSRKETLVEYGFRLPSALDNRPLTFDEFEHRVNQAIYVSATPGPYELTKAAGVVVEQIIRPTGLIDPEVEVRAVKGQIDDLLHEIRQRAEKRERVLVTTLTKRMAEDLAEYYSEVGVRCRYMHSEIETLERIKILRDLRKGEFDVLIGINLLREGLDLPEVSLVAILDADKEGFLRSSGSLIQTMGRCARNLNGRAIMYADRMTDSMQKAIDETNRRRAIQQAYNDEHGITPESIVRPVEMSLAQIVEADYVDVTEAAEGVPEFRSQDEVDAYIAKLETEMREAAKKFEFERAAKLRDTIKDLRTKEFLFA; via the coding sequence ATGGATTTCACACTAGTCAGCGACTATAAGCCGCGGGGCGACCAGGGGCGCGCCATCGAGCAGCTCACCCGGGGTGTGGCCGAGGCCGAAAAGCACCAGGTACTGTTGGGCGTGACCGGCTCGGGCAAGACTTTCACCATGGCCAAGCTCATCGAGAACGCTAACCGGCCGACGCTGGTGCTGGCCCACAACAAGACCCTGGCCGCGCAGCTGTACCACGAGTTCAAAGGCTTCTTCCCCCACAACGCGGTCGAATACTTTGTCTCGTATTACGACTATTACCAGCCGGAGGCGTATATCCCCTCGGGCGACGTGTACATCGAGAAAGAAGCGACCATCAACGACGAGCTGGACAAGCTGCGGCTGTCGGCGACCAAGTCGCTGTTCGAGCGGCGCGACTGCGTCATCGTGGCTTCGGTGAGCTGCATCTACGGCCTGGGCTCACCCGACGCGTACTACGGGATGATGATGTTCCTGGAGAAGGGGCAGAAGATCAAGCGCGAGGACATCACCCGCCGCCTGGTCGAGATCCTGTACGAGCGCTCGGACACCGACTTCAGGCGAGGCACTTTCCGGGTGCGCGGCGACATCATCGAGGTCTTCCCCACCTACGATGACAACGCCTACCGCATCGAGCTGTGGGGCGACTCGGTGGAGCAGCTCAGCCAGATTGATCCCCTGTTCGGGACGGTCAAGCAGAAATACGTGCGCCTGCCCATCTATCCCAAGACCCATTACGTCATGTCGGCGCAGACCAAGAACAAGGCGATCGAATCCATCAAGGAAGAGCTGAAGTGGTGGGAGGAGGAGCTGCAGAAGAACGGGCGGCTGGTGGAATCGCAGCGGGTGCACCAGCGCACCATGTTCGACCTGGAGATGATCAAATCGGTCGGCTACTGCCACGGAGTCGAGAACTACAGCCGGCATTTCTCGGGACGGCTGCCGGGCGAGGCGCCACCGACGCTGCTCGATTACGTGCCGCGGGATTACCTGCTGTTCATCGACGAATCGCACCAGACCGTCCCGCAGCTCCACGGGATGTACCACGGCGACCGCTCGCGCAAGGAGACGCTGGTGGAGTACGGCTTCCGGCTGCCGTCCGCGCTCGACAACCGCCCGCTGACCTTCGACGAGTTCGAGCACCGCGTCAACCAGGCAATCTACGTCTCGGCGACGCCCGGACCGTACGAGCTGACGAAGGCCGCCGGGGTCGTGGTGGAGCAGATCATCCGGCCCACGGGGCTGATCGATCCGGAGGTCGAAGTCAGGGCGGTGAAGGGGCAGATCGACGACCTGTTGCACGAGATCCGGCAGCGGGCCGAGAAGCGCGAACGCGTGCTGGTGACCACGCTGACCAAGCGCATGGCCGAGGACCTGGCGGAGTACTACAGCGAGGTCGGGGTGCGCTGCCGCTACATGCACTCGGAGATCGAGACCCTGGAGCGCATCAAGATCCTGCGCGACCTGCGTAAGGGCGAGTTCGACGTGCTCATCGGCATCAACCTGCTGCGCGAAGGGCTGGACCTGCCGGAGGTGTCGCTGGTCGCGATCCTGGACGCGGACAAGGAAGGATTCCTGCGCTCCAGCGGCTCGCTCATCCAGACCATGGGACGCTGCGCGCGCAACCTGAACGGGCGGGCGATCATGTACGCCGACCGGATGACCGACTCCATGCAGAAGGCGATAGACGAGACCAACCGGCGGCGCGCCATCCAGCAGGCCTACAACGACGAGCACGGGATCACGCCGGAGTCGATCGTGCGGCCGGTGGAGATGTCGCTGGCGCAGATCGTCGAAGCCGATTACGTGGACGTGACCGAGGCCGCCGAGGGTGTGCCAGAGTTCAGGTCGCAGGACGAGGTGGATGCCTACATCGCCAAGCTCGAGACCGAGATGCGCGAGGCGGCGAAGAAATTCGAATTCGAGCGGGCGGCGAAACTCAGGGACACGATCAAGGACCTGCGGACGAAGGAATTCCTCTTCGCTTGA
- a CDS encoding HAD-IA family hydrolase → MIRVRRKIPAETIKLLIFDLDGTLVDSRVDLTNAVNAMLRKFGRVELPMEVVESYVGDGAPMLIRRALGDPDSGDLMREALEYFILYYRQHKLDNTTLYEGVQQALEALRDGGGRKMAVLSNKPVNPSRGICEALGISPFFVQVYGGNSFPTKKPDPQGALALCSETGVRPEQAVIIGDSDIDVLTGQNAGIWTVGVNYGFMPARLKLTPPDVLIDSPSELPDIFKT, encoded by the coding sequence ATGATCCGAGTACGCCGCAAGATTCCTGCTGAGACGATCAAGCTGCTGATCTTCGATCTGGACGGCACGCTGGTGGATTCGCGCGTGGACCTGACCAACGCGGTCAACGCCATGCTGCGCAAGTTCGGGCGGGTGGAGCTGCCCATGGAGGTGGTCGAGAGTTACGTCGGGGACGGCGCTCCCATGCTGATCCGCCGCGCTCTCGGCGACCCCGACAGCGGTGACCTGATGCGCGAGGCGCTGGAGTATTTCATCCTCTACTACCGCCAGCACAAGCTGGACAACACCACCTTGTACGAGGGCGTGCAGCAGGCGCTGGAGGCGCTGCGGGATGGTGGCGGGCGGAAAATGGCAGTGCTGTCGAACAAGCCGGTGAATCCCTCGCGGGGCATCTGCGAGGCGCTGGGGATCAGCCCGTTCTTCGTGCAGGTCTACGGCGGCAACAGCTTCCCTACCAAGAAACCCGACCCGCAGGGCGCGCTGGCGCTGTGCTCCGAGACCGGGGTGCGGCCGGAGCAGGCGGTGATCATCGGCGATTCCGACATCGATGTCCTGACCGGGCAGAACGCAGGGATATGGACGGTGGGGGTGAACTACGGCTTCATGCCGGCGCGCCTGAAGCTGACCCCGCCCGATGTGCTGATCGACAGCCCCTCGGAATTGCCCGACATTTTCAAAACCTAA